In Bombus pascuorum chromosome 13, iyBomPasc1.1, whole genome shotgun sequence, a single genomic region encodes these proteins:
- the LOC132913559 gene encoding unconventional myosin-XV isoform X4, whose translation MYAEWQKGELVWFDPGVGHVLPGEVLEYHRAANVLSVQAVIAGKPQIFTLTNLSGVKPRQDLGQNGIEDMIQLTDLNEASLLWNLKIRYDKELIYTYTGSILVAVNPYKMFDIYGLDQVKLYEGRILGTLPPHLFAVGSSAYSQVTAANNASANQVVVISGESGSGKTESTKLVMQYLAAVNRAPNNLVTEQILEATPLLESFGNAKTPRNDNSSRFGKYLEVYFRDGVIVGGRITQYLLEKSRIVTQAPEERNYHVFYELLAGLDQQLRDKYGLLTPDKYFYLNQGGNCEIDGKSDTQDFKALLSAMQVLGFTSEEQDTIFKILASVLHLGNVYFHRKQMRHGQEGVEVGSDAEIRWAAHLLQVNSDGIIRALTTKTTEARNERVFTALNIDQALDARDAFAKALYSSLFSWLVARVNHIVYKGTKQTAAISILDIFGFENFTENSLEQLCINYANENLQFYFNKHIFKLEQQEYAKEKIDWTTINYTDNLPVIHLIAKKPVGILHLLDDESNFPKATDHSFLEKCHYNHALSELYSRPRMSSAEFAIKHYAGQVWYNVEGFLDKNRDTLRPDVVELLISSKISMVSKMFQHVRTAHEANKTMNKPNGRFVTMKPRTPTVSARFHDSLQQLLDSMSQCNPWFVRCIKPNTEKAPMKFDMPCVLEQLRYTGMLETIRIRKTGYPVRLLFGHFVDRYRYLVSTHLPRGAPNKELCRIILDKAAPKDAQSQYQLGLTRVFLRESLERTLEYNRALILERAAITVQRYTRGFLARRRFLNISRSTVLIQAVYRGYHERKKFKALKKGVLMAQKIYRGKKQREKFRVLKEEMAKRAEIERASKERAKAKQQREEQERTSRAVAGVNHLEIPAELAFIYSKLDDWQPTHTERNLLKVVGQVIPMHHNYSLPNDIDQYQFSKFTNIYFKSHIFGMKREPIKTPFLAKARDQDYTDSLMIFKMILRFMNENNLSGKREQALGDYIVNKGIVNEKLRDEILCQLANQTWKNENDANKERGWLLLSNCLSAFQPSPTLFKYFLKYVSDHAYDGYKAYCQRKLMQGERTIFRIMSNNQQIVQHVPRNYPPCVLEWRANRNRVNMALSVGFYDGETVTCAVDSWTTCEELANLAVHNHGVDNSGWTITLWNQLDGPDAIVTETNGFDYVLDLISEMELAPAFPAAKHMFLEQRKNSFPPIKKREHAHIIRELEQEIEPPVLKTFQPLERKPVSKVMDKPVEPEIQSPRRPAVPPPQPPVTKPSARKQSHEAMLESTTETGLSRKSALNDRYFEKEKQRSRSLDNLLQPEVVSPPVKLANLGLSSSKLNERYHSLERIGETSAVSNAEYMSRSEITQERKYSRITRTTEPNIEEEDLTIDFEYPDIQSVSQTGRSEDDKSSYIRSQTRFIKSQYPGKRALPGSQSSRAYIEKSEYGVKSSAMSDTSEAPSLASHVRRVRVPSQASDVDQFLDELFMPVLDGNLDELSDARSLAASIKGTKGDRFQSDAIILENLEKKLDGQVKELKTVEDFIESIIKRNENEVITAKELSEKIKGGGNMDIPNQNANFNFGAITPGMMSPPMMMPMFSTPQQVPPAQSTNMNMGPGFMPIPIYSMQGLSLPQYPNSPPNQSNDMMAYQQNLQRAFLQSAMAQNMQIQQQLLAQNQALQQLLVQSPQNSSQQPVSFREPEDGELWSTEKQGTPQSSANNQRQEMTVKAQIHRSQSPPRKNSEIVRKTSVEYAVRKVSVDRKIGDKKSPGATDPKRPNSNKNNVQSNFTNVLSELKNRKSSVDSNLSSSSNNKGVPPPPPMPPPLESHDPSESRPFLDPYGRAKTVRIGKWRWPPPSDSNENQSQDSFIEFKMRQQQQQRKITPQYQEYNQGDGEPSTEGGVEWEEFEIENIVENNEKTVMNHAPPPVTKHENGYKEEGEKKKKKSKSALEVGAQRPSPGSIGKLKLSSEMRQRLEKVTANHSVRSTKTTEKPALPREDGKVKRLEDNRKLLLEQQLGGRWDDYASTADDTQSVTSKGTTDMMTQAQVVRTQIERMERPVPPPLPVTPPQPPSPRGGSMYSNSQSGVPQPRSPPAPVEPKARDSFRTSPDSEAFEHFSKTQRDMFSQSRDIFASQQHLRETHEYRNDFDKSRSQDQKSRDFYGKDSTDLASSARDRSSDFDSRRDLNSDIFDPKYARDIFENTSSKRDPFGMTRDVSPKSRDSFGMPSSRDFGLMPNTRESFAAVRQSFKKLDHDVDRRSSVASTHHTDKMERIEIEEWPEFLKPIMPPAEKPEIEKVQEVVNTKLHPQTSTAHFTYNRITWTLRVKKEVFAPNETLNSPLALHLVFCQVAYDVLATSSIRITKEDRQNMLKMLDNYGITLDNLQSTQHKITIKKNVVDMAKQWPLYFARIFPVSIGPQHPETQHVAVSHHGLRLIKRTPNGDLIILETLPLEDIVSVSSPRVGVCIMQIASGVRLPLHTNRSPQLTEMISTYIRMVDQKPLHKPNHHENHVSQITKSIQSQANHSTSNHVQSHSQPNHVISNHENHVSAGRVPNHVSATNQTNHQKNQQNQRLSPNQEWRQPEDNGRLQEDGIYESGPVVNDGKHSLLQYAMLNFRQSTEKFEMLKTADGSISGSLKVIESLKSKKKNKKNKGQQDGAEWTWKEQVDLVKYSPVPIEQSLLRLDADLSALAVECFLCLMRYMGDQPLPPDTSEVKCVYTILMHCHKYELLRDEVYCQLMKQTTNNKSPNPDSCQRGWRIFSIVAAYFTCSDGLRPYLTKYLETAAYDKRRAYHGTATVCLQNLRKTVKYGGRKNVPSVDEIMAISAGRNAKRQIYRLPGGTERVINTKCTTVVQDVIEEMCNIISVRNPHEMDEFSLYCIVDGDAFTMPLARDEYVLDVTTELHKNHQVFYLIFCRSVWYYPLRLDAPLYIEVVFNQIAPDYLEGLLLVLPGEHLPQEVIFDMAQIAALLHRAADMTHEPTTKEIKYLLPKPVLSLREPRPQQWSNMVQQAWNNVQHNTVAACKAQVLEILWKWPLFGSSFFAVKRVPEGKEKGGDHILALNRHGVHFIDLITHETLYHYPYSEVISTRKVKSEEGTLYLDMKCGNLMQQRITRLQTEQAHEISRLIRQYITMEQRATNAQGASIGFGMR comes from the exons GGTGAGTTGGTGTGGTTCGACCCAGGTGTCGGCCACGTGTTGCCAGGAGAGGTTTTAGAATACCACAGGGCTGCCAACGTCCTCTCTGTGCAGGCAGTAATCGCCGGCAAG CCTCAAATCTTCACCCTCACTAATTTAAGTGGAGTAAAACCAAGGCAGGATCTTGGACAAAATGGAATCGAAGACATGATTCAATTAAC CGATTTAAACGAAGCTTCTCTATTATGGAATCTCAAGATTCGTTACGACAAGGAATTAATATAC ACATACACGGGGAGCATCTTAGTGGCGGTGAATCCTTATAAAATGTTCGACATTTATGGCCTGGACCAAGTAAAACTCTACGAAGGACGAATACTTGGCACATTGCCTCC TCATCTGTTTGCCGTGGGTTCGTCGGCGTACAGTCAAGTAACTGCTGCAAATAATGCTAGCGCGAATCAAGTGGTCGTTATTTCCGGCGAATCCGGTTCAGGAAAAACGGAATCCACGAAACTCGTAATGCAATATCTAGCTGCTGTTAATCGCGCGCCAAACAATCTCGTTACCGAGCAAATTCTCGAGGCGACGCCCCTGTTGGAGAGCTTCGGAAATGCAAAAACTCCCAGGAACGATAACAGCAGCagatttggaaaatatttagaagttTATTTTAGAGA CGGAGTGATAGTAGGGGGAAGAATAACTCAGTATCTCCTAGAAAAAAGTAGAATAGTCACGCAAGCGCCAGAAGAAAGGAACTACCACGTATTCTACGAGCTCCTAGCTGGTCTCGATCAACAGCTCAGGGATAAATACGGATTGCTGACACCtgataaatacttttatttaaaccAG GGTGGAAATTGCGAGATCGATGGGAAGAGTGATACTCAAGACTTCAAAGCCCTTTTATCCGCCATGCAAGTTTTGGGATTCACGTCCGAAGAACAAGACACGATTTTCAAAATCCTCGCCAGCGTGTTACACCTTGGAAACGTGTACTTTCACCGAAAGCAGATGAGACACGGCCAAGAAGGCGTGGAAGTTGGCTCTGACGCCGAAATTCGTTGGGCTGCTCATCTTCTTCAAGTTAATTCCGATGGAATCATCAGAGCACTCACGACCAAAACGACG GAAGCTAGAAACGAGAGAGTTTTCACGGCGCTAAATATCGACCAGGCTCTAGACGCCAGAGATGCCTTCGCCAAGGCTTTGTACAGTTCGCTGTTTTCCTGGTTGGTCGCTCGTGTTAATCACATCGTCTACAAAGGAACGAAACAGACCGCTGCGATCTCGATACTCGATATATTCGGGTTCGAGAATTTCACAGAGAACAGCCTCGAGCAACTGTGCATCAATTACGCCAACGAGAACCTTCAGTTCTATTTTAACAAGCATATATTCAAGTTGGAGCAGCAAGAATACGCCAAGGAAAAAATCGATTGGACGACGATTAATTATACT GACAATCTGCCGGTCATACATCTTATAGCAAAGAAACCAGTCGGGATTCTTCATCTCCTGGATGACGAGAGCAATTTTCCTAAAGCGACTGATCATTCGTTCCTAGAAAAATGCCATTACAATCATGCTTTGAGCGAACTGTACTCGAGACCAAGAATGAGTTCCGCAGAGTTCGCAATTAAACACTACGCTGGCCAAGTTTGGTACAACGTCGAAGGTTTCTTGGATAAAAATAGAGACACGCTGAGACCGGACGTTGTAGAATTACTAATAAGCAGCAAAATATCC ATGGTCAGCAAGATGTTCCAACACGTAAGGACAGCTCACGAAGCCAATAAAACCATGAATAAACCAAACGGTAGATTCGTCACCATGAAACCAAGGACGCCAACCGTATCCGCTCGATTTCACGATAGTCTACAGCAACTTTTGGATTCCATGTCTCa ATGTAATCCATGGTTCGTTAGATGCATCAAGCCTAACACGGAGAAGGCGCCAATGAAATTCGACATGCCCTGCGTGCTCGAGCAATTGCGTTACACTGGAATGCTCGAGACGATTCGTATTCGGAAAACTGGTTACCCCGTTCGACTTCTTTTTGGACACTTCGTGGACCGATACAGATACCTCGTTTCCACGCACCTGCCTAGAGGTGCACCAAATAAGGAGCTTTGTCGTATCATTTTGGACAAAGCTGCACCAAAAGATGCACAATCCCAATATCAACTTGGACTCACCAGAGTATTCTTGAGGGAGTCCTTGGAAAGAACTTTGGAATACAACAGAGCACTGATCTTGGAAAGAGCTGCCATAACCGTTCAAAG GTATACAAGAGGATTCCTCGCGAGAAGAAGATTTCTTAACATCTCACGAAGCACGGTGTTGATTCAAGCTGTTTATCGTGGCTATCACGAAAGGAAGAAGTTCAAGGCGTTAAAGAAAGGTGTACTTATGGCGCAGAAGATATACAGGGGGAAGAAACAGCGTGAGAAATTCCGAGTGCTGAAAGAGGAAATGGCGAAGAGGGCGGAGATCGAACGTGCCAGTAAGGAACGAGCTAAAGCGAAACAACAAAGAGAAGAACAAGAAAGGACTTCCAGAGCTGTGGCTGGTGTTAATCATTTAGAAATCCCGGCTGAACTAGCCTTCATCTATAGCAAACTCGACG ATTGGCAGCCCACACATACAGAAAGGAATCTTTTAAAAGTGGTCGGTCAAGTGATACCCATGCACCACAATTATAGTCTGCCAAACGATATCGATCAATATCAGTTTTCCAAATTTACCAACATCTATTTCAAGAGTCATATTTTCGGTATGAAACGAGAACCAATAAAGACACCGTTCCTGGCGAAAGCTCGAGACCAAGATTATACAGATTCATTGATGATCTTCAAAATGATTCTTCGTTTCATGAACGAGAATAACTTGAGTGGCAAAAGAGAACAGGCATTGGGTGATTATATCGTGAACAAAGGAATCGTCAATGAGAAATTGAGAGACGAGATCCTATGTCAACTGGCCAATCAGAcgtggaaaaatgaaaacgatGCTAATAAGGAGAGAGGCTGGCTGTTGTTATCGAATTGCTTGTCAGCCTTTCAACCTAGTCCCActcttttcaaatattttctaaaatatgtATCTGACCATGCGTATGACGGCTACAAAGCTTACTGTCAAAGGAAACTTATGCAAGGAGAGAGAACGATATTCAGAATAATGAGTAACAATCAACAAATCGTTCAACACGTACCGAGAAATTATCCTCCATGCGTGTTGGAATGGAGAGCGAACAGAAATCGCGTGAATATGGCACTGAGCGTAGGATTTTATGATG GCGAAACAGTGACCTGTGCAGTGGATTCCTGGACAACCTGCGAAGAATTAGCCAATCTCGCTGTTCACAATCACGGCGTCGATAATTCAGGATGGACTATCACTCTGTGGAACCAATTGGATGGTCCTGATGCCATTGTAACTGAAACCAACGGTTTCGACTACGTTCTGGACTTAATTTCGGAAATGGAATTAGCACCAGCGTTCCCTGCTGCTAAACACATGTTCCTAGAACAGCGAAAGAACAGCTTTCCACCCATCAAGAAGCGCGAA CACGCGCACATAATTCGCGAGCTGGAGCAGGAAATAGAACCACCGGTTCTAAAAACCTTCCAGCCCCTTGAGCGGAAACCAGTATCGAAGGTTATGGATAAACCTGTCGAACCAGAAATTCAATCGCCTAGAAGACCGGCCGTTCCTCCGCCACAGCCTCCTGTCACGAAGCCATcg GCGAGGAAACAGTCTCACGAAGCTATGTTGGAAAGCACAACAGAGACTGGTCTATCGCGAAAGTCCGCTTTGAACGACAGATACTTCGAAAAAGAGAAGCAACGTAGCCGTAGTTTGGACAATCTACTTCAACCCGAAGTGGTATCTCCTCCAGTCAAGCTAGCGAATCTTGGTTTATCCTCGTCGAAATTGAACGAACGCTATCACAGTCTTGAAAGGATTGGTGAAACGTCTGCTGTCAGTAACGCGGAGTATATGTCAAGGAGTGAAATCACGCAAGAGAGGAAATACAGTAGAATAACTAGGACAACGGAACCAAACATCGAAGAAGAAGACTTAACGATCGACTTCGAGTATCCAGATATTCAATCTGTTAGTCAGACCGGCAGATCTGAAGACGATAAAAGCAGTTATATTAGATCGCAAACTAGGTTCATCAAATCTCAATATCCTG GTAAACGAGCGCTGCCCGGCAGTCAGTCGAGTCGTGCATACATCGAGAAGAGTGAATACGGCGTAAAATCCTCGGCCATGTCTGACACAAGCGAAGCTCCTTCCCTGGCATCGCACGTGAGACGAGTCAGGGTACCTAGTCAAGCGTCGGACGTAGATCAGTTCTTGGACGAATTGTTTATGCCAGTTCTTGATGGAAACTTGGACGAGTTGTCTGACGCCAGAAGCTTGGCGGCTAGTATTAAAGGCACAAAGGGCGACAGGTTCCAAAGTGATGCCATAATCCTTGAGAATTTAGAGAAGAAGCTCGACGGCCAAGTAAAAGAACTCAAAACTGTGGAAGATTTCATCGAATCGATCATAAAGAGGAATGAAAATGAAGTCATCACAGCGAAAGAATTGTCTGAGAAGATCAAAGGCGGGGGTAATATGGATATACCGAATCAGAACGCGAATTTTAACTTTGGTGCCATTACACCAGGAATGATGTCGCCGCCTATGATGATGCCAATGTTCAGTACTCCCCAACAAGTGCCACCAGCGCAAAGTACCAACATGAATATGGGTCCTGGATTCATGCCAATACCGATTTACAGTATGCAAGGACTGAGTCTTCCACAGTATCCAAATTCACCGCCTAATCAGAGCAACGACATGATGGCTTATCAGCAGAATCTGCAACGAGCGTTCCTGCAGAGTGCCATGGCGCAGAATATGCAGATTCAGCAGCAATTGCTGGCGCAAAATCAAGCTCTTCAACAGCTGCTTGTACAGAGCCCTCAGAACTCGTCGCAACAACCG GTATCGTTTAGAGAACCAGAAGATGGCGAACTTTGGTCGACAGAGAAACAAGGGACGCCACAATCGTCGGCGAACAATCAGCGACAAGAGATGACGGTGAAAGCTCAAATTCATCGATCTCAAAGTCCACCACGAAAGAATTCGGAAATCGTCCGGAAGACCAGCGTGGAATACGCGGTGAGAAAAGTCAGCGTCGACAGAAAAATTGGTGATAAAAAGTCGCCCGGTGCCACGGATCCTAAGAGACCTAATTCCAATAAGAACAATGTACAAAGTAATTTCACGAACGTGTTGagtgaattaaaaaatcgtaaGAGCAGCGTCGACAGTAATTTGTCGAGCTCGAGTAATAACAAAGGTGTGCCACCCCCGCCACCTATGCCACCACCTTTGGAGTCCCATGATCCTTCCGAGTCAAGGCCTTTTCTCGATCCTTACGGAAGAGCTAAGACGGTTCGAATTGGCAAATGGAg ATGGCCTCCACCGAGTGACTCGAACGAGAATCAAAGTCAAGACAGTTTCATAGAGTTCAAAATGCGccaacagcaacagcaacgTAAAATTACACCACAGTATCAAGAATACAATCAAGGTGACGGTGAGCCAAGCACAGAGGGCGGCGTGGAATGggaagaatttgaaattgaaaatatcgtcGAGAACAATGAGAAGACTGTGATGAATCACGCACCACCTCCAGTCACGAAACACGAGAATGGATACAAAGAGGaaggggaaaagaaaaagaaaaagtcaaA ATCCGCGTTAGAAGTAGGTGCACAAAGGCCATCGCCAGGAAGTATAGGAAAATTGAAGCTCAGTTCGGAGATGAGACAAAGATTGGAAAAGGTGACAGCTAATCACAGCGTGAGATCTACGAAAACCACCGAGAAACCAGCTCTTCCACGCGAAGATGGTAAAGTGAAACGCTTGGAGGACAATAGAAAGCTTCTGCTTGAACAACAATTAg GAGGACGTTGGGACGATTATGCATCGACAGCTGATGATACGCAAAGCGTCACTTCGAAAGGTACGACTGACATGATGACTCAAGCGCAAGTTGTCAGGACGCAAATAGAAAGAATGGAGAGACCTGTGCCACCTCCGCTTCCGGTGACACCTCCGCAACCCCCTAGTCCTCGAGGTGGAAGCATGTATAGCAATAg TCAATCCGGAGTACCACAGCCCAGATCGCCCCCAGCGCCAGTGGAACCAAAAGCTCGTGATTCCTTCAGAACATCCCCCGACTCGGAGGCTTTCGAACATTTTTCCAAGACTCAACGCGACATGTTCAGCCAAAGCAGAGACATATTCGCATCCCAGCAGCATCTGAGAGAGACTCACGAATACAGAAACGACTTTGACAAGTCCAGGTCGCAAGATCAGAAGTCCAGAGACTTCTATGGAAAGGATAGCACAGACCTAGCCAGTTCTGCCAGAGACAGAAGTTCCGACTTTGACTCTCGTCGCGACTTGAATTCCGATATCTTCGATCCCAAATACGCCAGAGACATATTCGAAAACACGAGTTCTAAGAGAGACCCCTTTGGAATGACCAGAGACGTCTCTCCAAAGTCGAGAGACAGCTTTGGCATGCCATCGTCGCGAGACTTTGGCTTGATGCCAAATACGCGGGAATCTTTCGCCGCTGTTCGACaaagtttcaaaaaattgGATCATGATGTAGACAGAAGATCCAGCGTCGCCTCGACTCATCATACTGATAAAATGGAAAGGATCGAAATCGAGGAATGGCCCGAATTCCTCAAACCAATAATGCCACCGGCAGAGAAGCCAGAGATAGAAAAGGTTCAAGAAGTCGTCAACACGAAGCTCCATCCTCAAACGTCCACGGCTCATTTCACGTACAACAGAATCACGTGGACGTTGAGGGTGAAAAAAGAGGTGTTCGCCCCTAACGAAACCTTAAACAGCCCTCTGGCACTTCATCTAGTATTTTGTCAAGTAGCTTACGACGTTCTTGCTACGTCTAGTATTCGAATTACAAAAGAGGATAGACAGAATATGCTCAAGATGTTGGATAATTATGGTATCACCTTGGACAACCTGCAGAGCACTCAGCACAAGATTACCATAAAGAAGAACGTCGTTGATATGGCCAAACAATGGCCACTGTACTTTGCCAGGATATTCCCAGTATCG ATTGGCCCTCAACATCCGGAAACCCAACACGTGGCAGTGTCCCATCATGGTCTTCGACTTATAAAACGTACCCCGAATGGTGATTTGATCATTTTGGAGACATTACCTCTTGAGGATATTGTGTCAGTGAGTTCTCCCAGGGTTGGAGTATGTATAATGCAAATTGCATCTGGAGTCAGGCTACCCTTACACACAAATCGATCACCACAGCTGACGGAGATGATTAGCACATACATCAGAATG GTGGATCAGAAGCCGCTGCATAAGCCGAACCATCATGAGAATCACGTGTCTCAGATCACGAAATCGATCCAGTCACAGGCGAATCACAGTACGTCGAATCACGTTCAATCCCATAGTCAGCCTAATCATGTTATCTCGAATCACGAGAACCACGTGTCTGCCGGTCGTGTGCCGAACCACGTGTCGGCGACAAACCAGACGAATCATCAGAAAAACCAGCAGAACCAGCGACTTAGCCCAAATCAGGAATGGCGTCAACCGGAAGACAACGGCAGATTGCAAGAAGATGGCATCTATGAAAGCGGGCCGGTTGTCAACGACGGAAAACACTCTCTGTTGCAGTACGCCATGCTCAACTTTAGACAAAGCACAGAGAA gttTGAGATGTTGAAGACAGCAGATGGATCTATAAGTGGATCTCTTAAAGTGATCGAATCTTTGAAgagtaaaaagaagaataaaaagaataaaggcCAACAGGATGGTGCGGAATGGACTTGGAAGGAACAAGTGGATCTTGTAAAATACTCTCCTGTGCCAATAGAACAGAGTCTTTTGAGACTTGATGCAGATTTAAGTGCCTTGGCAGTGGAATGCTTTTTGTGTCTGATGAGGTACATGGGTGATCAACCTTTGCCTCCAGATACTAGTGAAGTAAAATGTGTTTACACCATTCTAATG CATTGTCATAAGTATGAATTACTTCGTGATGAAGTTTACTGTCAATTGATGAAACAGACTACAAACAATAAGAGCCCAAATCCAGATAGTTGTCAACGCGGTTGGAGGATTTTTAGCATTGTTGCTGCTTACTTCACTTGCAGTGATGGTCTGAGGCCTTATTTAACCAAATATCTGGAAACTGCAGCTTATGATAAGAGGAGAGCTTACCATGGTACAGCCACAGTGTGTTTACAAAATCTCAGGAAGACAGTTAAATATGGAGGAAGGAAAAACGTGCCAAGCGTGGATGAAATTATGGCAATTAGTGCAGGTAGAAATGCTAAGAGACAGATTTACAGACTACCAGGTGGAACAGAAAGAGTTATCAACACCAAATGTACAACTGTAGTACAG